In Antennarius striatus isolate MH-2024 chromosome 8, ASM4005453v1, whole genome shotgun sequence, a single window of DNA contains:
- the mgat3b gene encoding beta-1,4-mannosyl-glycoprotein 4-beta-N-acetylglucosaminyltransferase isoform X2: MKMRRHRVFLLCTVGLCVISFLHYYKALHYVSLLRELSAPYPNIKSFIMVTDFFWREKGVATTPLSPASPEEAPPLPVLHQLDVNAEPRGGRGMGSNPLREEPAPPHPWEIPENHQRGDAPNEGGAEDILKTRNPSQLSQPSGPELPEVPLGREHQGAHKDRLPDTAERIMGDLHTRTHQLQDDKTPYFVRTKAGALCFRQGTEVAAPKEYNEKSGASMADRVGEGARAGPAGQRKLLDVQQQPSITPKAKARSRGNGKRLVKCVCRPGWHGPYCGVPTMVYHSNLPTKERLTPRETPRRVINAINVNHEFDLLHVRFHELAQAVDLFLVCESNFTAYGEKRPLTFLRLLLNGTYDYIRHKILYVFLDHFPDGGRQDGWIADDYLRTFLTHNGMSRVVGGRSDDVFVINDADEIPAREGLVFLKLFDGWTEPFAIHMRKSLYGFFWKQFGSLEVISGCTLGMLRAVYDGDGIKLRRREYYTMSGFRKYENDTGHILVQWSIGSPFHFAGWHCSWCFTPEGIYFKLVSAQNGDFPRWGDYEDKRDLNYIRDLIKTGGWFDGSLQEYPLADPKEHMYAPKYMLEHFDRYRYLLENPYNKESRLSEG, translated from the exons ATGAAGATGCGGCGGCATCGGGTGTTCTTGCTGTGCACAGTGGGCCTGTGCGTCATCTCCTTCCTCCATTACTACAAGGCCCTCCACTACGTCTCCCTGCTGCGTGAGCTCTCTGCCCCGTACCCCAACATCAAGTCCTTCATCATGGTCACCGACTTCTTCTGGAGGGAGAAGGGCGTGGCCACCACCCCACTCAGCCCTGCCTCCCCGGAGGAGGCTCCTCCTCTACCTGTGCTCCATCAGTTGGACGTCAACGCCGAACCTAGGGGAGGACGAGGGATGGGCAGCAACCCTCTGAGGGAAGAACCAGCGCCTCCTCACCCCTGGGAGATACCGGAAAACCATCAGCGGGGTGACGCCCCAAACGAG GGTGGAGCTGAAGACATCCTGAAAACACGGAATCCCAGCCAGCTATCACAACCTTCTGGACCCGAGCTACCAGAGGTCCCGTTGGGGAGGGAGCACCAGGGGGCACACAAGGATAGACTGCCGGACACTGCGGAAAGAATTATGGGCGATCTCCACACCCGCACCCACCAGCTTCAAGATGACAAGACCCCTTATTTTGTCCGAACCAAAGCTGGAGCACTTTGTTTCAGGCAGGGGACGGAGGTGGCTGCCCCGAAAGAGTATAACGAAAAATCGGGGGCATCCATGGCCGACAGAGTTGGGGAGGGTGCCCGAGCCGGGCCCGCGGGACAACGGAAACTTCTGGACGTCCAGCAACAGCCTTCTATTACCCCAAAGGCCAAGGCGAGATCAAGGGGCAACGGCAAGCGCCtggtcaagtgtgtgtgtcgtcCGGGATGGCACGGACCTTACTGCGGGGTTCCCACCATGGTGTACCACTCCAACCTGCCCACCAAGGAGCGCCTTACACCCAGAGAGACCCCGCGAAGGGTCATCAACGCCATCAACGTCAACCACGAGTTTGACCTACTGCACGTACGCTTCCACGAGTTGGCCCAAGCCGTCGACCTCTTCCTCGTTTGTGAATCCAACTTTACCGCCTACGGAGAGAAACGGCCTCTGAC TTTCCTGCGGCTCCTCCTCAACGGTACGTATGACTACATACGCCACAAGATCCTGTACGTGTTCCTCGACCACTTCCCGGATGGTGGTCGCCAGGACGGCTGGATTGCCGATGACTACCTGCGTACCTTCCTGACACACAACGGCATGTCCAGGGTGGTCGGCGGGAGATCGGACGATGTCTTCGTCATCAATGACGCGGACGAAATCCCAGCTCGTGAGGGTCTCGTTTTTCTCAAGCTGTTTGACGGCTGGACGGAACCTTTCGCCATCCACATGCGCAAG TCTCTGTATGGATTTTTCTGGAAGCAGTTCGGCTCCCTAGAGGTCATATCCGGCTGCACTTTGGGGATGCTCCGCGCCGTCTACGATGGCGACGGTATCAAACTCCGCCGCCGAGAATACTACACCATGTCGGGTTTCCGTAAGTACGAGAACGACACAGGGCACATCCTGGTGCAGTGGTCCATCGGCAGCCCCTTCCACTTTGCCGGGTGGCACTGCTCCTGGTGCTTCACGCCCGAGGGGATCTACTTCAAGCTGGTGTCGGCGCAGAACGGAGACTTCCCGAGGTGGGGCGACTACGAGGACAAGCGTGACCTCAACTACATCCGCGATCTGATCAAGACCGGAGGCTGGTTCGATGGCTCTCTGCAGGAATACCCCCTCGCGGACCCTAAAGAGCACATGTACGCCCCCAAGTACATGCTGGAGCACTTCGACAGGTATCGCTACCTTCTGGAGAACCCTTACAACAAAGAGTCCAGACTGAGCGAGGGTTAG
- the mgat3b gene encoding beta-1,4-mannosyl-glycoprotein 4-beta-N-acetylglucosaminyltransferase isoform X1: MDRRHADRMKMRRHRVFLLCTVGLCVISFLHYYKALHYVSLLRELSAPYPNIKSFIMVTDFFWREKGVATTPLSPASPEEAPPLPVLHQLDVNAEPRGGRGMGSNPLREEPAPPHPWEIPENHQRGDAPNEGGAEDILKTRNPSQLSQPSGPELPEVPLGREHQGAHKDRLPDTAERIMGDLHTRTHQLQDDKTPYFVRTKAGALCFRQGTEVAAPKEYNEKSGASMADRVGEGARAGPAGQRKLLDVQQQPSITPKAKARSRGNGKRLVKCVCRPGWHGPYCGVPTMVYHSNLPTKERLTPRETPRRVINAINVNHEFDLLHVRFHELAQAVDLFLVCESNFTAYGEKRPLTFLRLLLNGTYDYIRHKILYVFLDHFPDGGRQDGWIADDYLRTFLTHNGMSRVVGGRSDDVFVINDADEIPAREGLVFLKLFDGWTEPFAIHMRKSLYGFFWKQFGSLEVISGCTLGMLRAVYDGDGIKLRRREYYTMSGFRKYENDTGHILVQWSIGSPFHFAGWHCSWCFTPEGIYFKLVSAQNGDFPRWGDYEDKRDLNYIRDLIKTGGWFDGSLQEYPLADPKEHMYAPKYMLEHFDRYRYLLENPYNKESRLSEG, from the exons GATGAAGATGCGGCGGCATCGGGTGTTCTTGCTGTGCACAGTGGGCCTGTGCGTCATCTCCTTCCTCCATTACTACAAGGCCCTCCACTACGTCTCCCTGCTGCGTGAGCTCTCTGCCCCGTACCCCAACATCAAGTCCTTCATCATGGTCACCGACTTCTTCTGGAGGGAGAAGGGCGTGGCCACCACCCCACTCAGCCCTGCCTCCCCGGAGGAGGCTCCTCCTCTACCTGTGCTCCATCAGTTGGACGTCAACGCCGAACCTAGGGGAGGACGAGGGATGGGCAGCAACCCTCTGAGGGAAGAACCAGCGCCTCCTCACCCCTGGGAGATACCGGAAAACCATCAGCGGGGTGACGCCCCAAACGAG GGTGGAGCTGAAGACATCCTGAAAACACGGAATCCCAGCCAGCTATCACAACCTTCTGGACCCGAGCTACCAGAGGTCCCGTTGGGGAGGGAGCACCAGGGGGCACACAAGGATAGACTGCCGGACACTGCGGAAAGAATTATGGGCGATCTCCACACCCGCACCCACCAGCTTCAAGATGACAAGACCCCTTATTTTGTCCGAACCAAAGCTGGAGCACTTTGTTTCAGGCAGGGGACGGAGGTGGCTGCCCCGAAAGAGTATAACGAAAAATCGGGGGCATCCATGGCCGACAGAGTTGGGGAGGGTGCCCGAGCCGGGCCCGCGGGACAACGGAAACTTCTGGACGTCCAGCAACAGCCTTCTATTACCCCAAAGGCCAAGGCGAGATCAAGGGGCAACGGCAAGCGCCtggtcaagtgtgtgtgtcgtcCGGGATGGCACGGACCTTACTGCGGGGTTCCCACCATGGTGTACCACTCCAACCTGCCCACCAAGGAGCGCCTTACACCCAGAGAGACCCCGCGAAGGGTCATCAACGCCATCAACGTCAACCACGAGTTTGACCTACTGCACGTACGCTTCCACGAGTTGGCCCAAGCCGTCGACCTCTTCCTCGTTTGTGAATCCAACTTTACCGCCTACGGAGAGAAACGGCCTCTGAC TTTCCTGCGGCTCCTCCTCAACGGTACGTATGACTACATACGCCACAAGATCCTGTACGTGTTCCTCGACCACTTCCCGGATGGTGGTCGCCAGGACGGCTGGATTGCCGATGACTACCTGCGTACCTTCCTGACACACAACGGCATGTCCAGGGTGGTCGGCGGGAGATCGGACGATGTCTTCGTCATCAATGACGCGGACGAAATCCCAGCTCGTGAGGGTCTCGTTTTTCTCAAGCTGTTTGACGGCTGGACGGAACCTTTCGCCATCCACATGCGCAAG TCTCTGTATGGATTTTTCTGGAAGCAGTTCGGCTCCCTAGAGGTCATATCCGGCTGCACTTTGGGGATGCTCCGCGCCGTCTACGATGGCGACGGTATCAAACTCCGCCGCCGAGAATACTACACCATGTCGGGTTTCCGTAAGTACGAGAACGACACAGGGCACATCCTGGTGCAGTGGTCCATCGGCAGCCCCTTCCACTTTGCCGGGTGGCACTGCTCCTGGTGCTTCACGCCCGAGGGGATCTACTTCAAGCTGGTGTCGGCGCAGAACGGAGACTTCCCGAGGTGGGGCGACTACGAGGACAAGCGTGACCTCAACTACATCCGCGATCTGATCAAGACCGGAGGCTGGTTCGATGGCTCTCTGCAGGAATACCCCCTCGCGGACCCTAAAGAGCACATGTACGCCCCCAAGTACATGCTGGAGCACTTCGACAGGTATCGCTACCTTCTGGAGAACCCTTACAACAAAGAGTCCAGACTGAGCGAGGGTTAG